GCATCGACCTGTCCGAGAAGAACGAGCCGGTGATCTGGAAGGCCATCCAGTTCGGCGCCGTGCTGGAGAACGTGGTGCTCGACGAGAACCGCGTGCCCGACTACGCCGACGACAGCCTGACCCAGAACAGCCGCGCGGCCTACCCGCTGGAGCTGGTCGAGAAGCGTTCCGAGAAGAACCTCGGTGGCGAGCCGAATGCCGTGATCTTCCTGACCTGCGACCTGACCGGCGTACTGCCGCCGGTGTCGATCCTCAGCGAAGAGCAGGCGGCCTACCACTTCCTCTCCGGCTACACCGCGCTGGTCGGTTCCACCGAGATGGGCAGTGGCGGCGGCATCAAGTCGACCTTCTCCACCTGTTTCGGCGCGCCGTTCTTCCCGCGTCCGGCCGGCGAGTATGCCGAGCTGCTGATCAAGCGCATCCGTGGCTTCAACTCCAAGGTCTACCTGGTCAACACCGGCTGGACCGGCGGCGGCTACGGTGTCGGCAAGCGCTTCAACATCCCGACCACCCGTGGCGTCATCGCCGCCATCCAGAGCGGCGCCCTGGTCGGTGCCGAGACCGAGCACCTGCCGATCATCAACCTGAGCGTGCCGAAGGCCGTTCCGGGTGTCGAGACCGTTCTGCTCAACCCGCGCAATACCTGGGCCGACAAGAACGCCTACGACGAGGCCGCCAAGGGCCTGGCGCAGCAGTTCATCGACAACTTCAAGAAGTTCGATGTCTCCGACGCCATCCGCAATGCCGGTCCGCAGCTGTAACCAGCCGCCGGCCAAGAAAAAGCCGCCCCTGGGGCGGCTTTTTTTATGCCTGTCCAACGGGTGGCTCAGGCACGGGTTGCAGCGTAGGGCTCCGGCCTGGCCGGATCGGTCTCAGGCCGCTCGGGGCGGCTGGCGATATCTGCGATGTTCTGTGCCCGGTCGCTGCGCTGCGCGGCCTCGCGCAGTTCTGCCGCGCTCTCCAACACGCTCGGCGGGCTCTCGACTTGGCCTGCACTGGCCACCGCCAGGTAGGTTTCGATCTGCCGCTGCTGGGTGTTGGCGCTGTAGATCTGCGTGGCTGCGCCGCGCTTGGCGGCCTGGTCCAGTTCGCGGCCTTGCTGGCGCTCGGCGACTCGGTCGGAAGCAGCGTCGACGGCCGTGTTCACCTGTTCGGGTCTGGCCGGGCCGTACTTGTTGATGACCTGAGTCGAGAGGGGCAGGTTGCCGCTGTAACCATTTACCTGCATCGGTGCTCTCCCTGTGATTGCCTGGCTCCACTGTAAACCCGTGCAGCCGGAGAGCATTAGAACGATTGGCAATTGGCGCCCGCCCCTCAGGGCGCTCAGTCGATCACCACGGCGCCCTGGATGGTCAGCTCCGGCAGGGCGGCGGGCATCGGGCAGATCTGCAGGTACTTGATGCTCTCGCGCGGGATCATCAGCAGGTCGCCGTCCACCTCGATGCTCAGGTAGGGCGACTCCAGCTGCTTGCGCAGGGCGCGGGCGACGGCCGCCGGGTCCTCGCTCTGCTTGGGGAAGCGCAGGGCCAGGCGCTGGCCATCCTGAAAATACAGGTACAGGTGCTTGAGCGGCTTCATGGGGCATCTCCTTGCGGGCGCCCCGTGGGCGTCCTAGCTGCGGTCGGCCAGTACGCCGATCAGGAAGAAGACTAGTAGCAGCACCGGGGCCAGGGTGAAGTTGTTGAAGTAGCCCAGGCCCTGGGCCAGCCAGGGGGTGAGGAAGACGATGGCCAGGCCGTAGCCGACGGCGCAGACCAGCACGAAGATCAGCGTGCGCAGGACGAAGTTGAAGTTGCTGATGGACTTCTGCACCCAGGCGTTGATGCCCGGCCCGAACAGGACGAAGAGGGTGGCCATGATGGCCAGGGAGATGTCGTACAGGTTGCCGCGGCACCAGCGCGAGAGGGTGGCGATCAGGTCGAGCACGAGATCCATCGGTGGTCCTTGTTGTGAGTAGCGGGCGTCGGCAGTTTACCGTCTGTCGGCAGGGCTGCCGAGAGCTGGTGCACGCTGTGGTTCAGGGCAGGAAGTGCTGTAGCAGGTCGTTGAGGAACAGCTGGCCCTCCCGGGTAGCGACCAGGCGCGT
This DNA window, taken from Pseudomonas alcaligenes, encodes the following:
- a CDS encoding DUF3392 domain-containing protein encodes the protein MDLVLDLIATLSRWCRGNLYDISLAIMATLFVLFGPGINAWVQKSISNFNFVLRTLIFVLVCAVGYGLAIVFLTPWLAQGLGYFNNFTLAPVLLLVFFLIGVLADRS